In a single window of the Hirundo rustica isolate bHirRus1 chromosome 7, bHirRus1.pri.v3, whole genome shotgun sequence genome:
- the RAB17 gene encoding ras-related protein Rab-17, with protein sequence MAQRVTSGTSPQGPRPSYMYKVVLLGSMSVGKSSLAYRYVRNDFRELLPTVGCSFFTHALDLDEATVKLEIWDTAGQEKYQSVCHLYYRDAHAALLVYDIAHKQTLSRAKLWLEELEKRFLPNEIVVALVGNKTDLAAEREVTTEEAEEFARAKGLLFMETSAKSNHQVNDVFMSVVQELLRRENEKASKPSSHGRSTVDLRASGARTRCCRS encoded by the exons ATGGCGCAGAGGGTGACTTCGGGCACCTCCCCGCAGGGGCCTCGCCCCTCCTACATGTACAAGGTGGTCCTGCTGGGCAGCATGTCCGTGGGCAAGTCAAGCCTGGCCTACAGATACGTGAGAAACGActtcagggagctgctgccgaCCGTGGGAT GCTCCTTCTTCACACATGCACTCGACCTGGACGAGGCCACCGTCAAGTTGGAGatctgggacacagcagggcaggagaagtaCCAGAGCGTCTGTCACCTGTACTACCGGGATGCCCATGCTGCCCTCCTCGTTTATGACATTGCTCACAAG CAAACACTCAGCAGAGCAAAGCtgtggctggaggagctggagaagaggtTCCTTCCCAATGAAATCGTGGTTGCTCTGGTGGGCAACAAGACAGACCTTGCTGCTGAGCGAGAGGTCACCACTGAG GAGGCGGAGGAGTTTGCACGAGCAAAAGGCCTCCTGTTCATGGAGACATCTGCAAAATCCAACCATCAAGTAAATGATGTCTTCATGTCTGTAG TCCAAGAGCTCCTGAGGAGGGAAAATGAGAAGGCATCCAAGCCATCCTCACACGGGAGGTCGACCGTCGACCTGAGGGCGAGCGGGGCCAGGACGAGGTGCTGCCGGAGCTGA
- the PRLH gene encoding prolactin-releasing peptide, translating into MKLGLTCLLWLLLVCLTLPAARGRVLERSMEIRNPDIDPSWYTGRGIRPVGRFGRRQALGGGGRGGGRGQPAHPHPHPPRRELNP; encoded by the exons ATGAAGCTGGGGCTCACCTGcctcctgtggctgctgctcgTCTGCCTGACCCTGCCCGCCGCCCGCGGCCGCGTTCTCGAGCGCTCCATGGAGATCAGGA ACCCGGACATCGACCCCTCGTGGTACACGGGCCGCGGGATCCGGCCGGTGGGGCGCTTTGGGAGGCGACAAGCCCtgggcgggggcggccgcggcggcgggcgcgggcagCCAGCCCACCCGCACCCCCACCCTCCCCGGCGGGAGCTGAACCCCTGA